A segment of the Pseudoalteromonas piscicida genome:
AATAATACGCTCAGTACTTGCTTGCCCTTAAATACGGTGTGCTTTATGCCATGTAACACCAAATACAAAAAAATGGCTGTCGCTGATAACCCATGAATGACTAGACTTAGACTCTCTGGATTGAGCCAAAGTAACCAACCGGTGGCTATACTCAGCACGATAACAAGATACCCAATGTAGTTAACAGCTTTATCAAACTTGCTTGGTGCACCACGAAACGGTGCGCGAATGGTTGCCAAAGTAAAAACAATCGCAATCAAGGTGAGTAAGCAACCAAATAACACATGCATTGACAGCAACGCGCCTTGGGGAAGCAAAGGCGAAAGAAACGCCAGAAAATCATGATTGATAATGCCCAAACGAGGACCTGTCAGTAACCCAACCAAGATAACTATTACCGCCATAACATGAAAAATGGCAAAACTACTTCGACGCACAACCGCTCCCGAACAAATAAAGTAAATTTAGTGTAAACAAATAAATTTACATAAATATTTCATATTTGGAAAGATGAGACTTTCTCATCTTGTGAATTAGCGGCACGTGTAATGTCGTGTAACTTGATTGTTAATTAGTTTGTACTAAGGTAGTTGGTACTTCGACCGTCACGGACAGTTCAACATGAACAATAGACTAGTAATAAAATATGTAAGTGCGGCAGTGGCTTGCACATTGTTTCTCGCAAGTTGTAGCTCACCAAGTAAAAAACCTTCTGTGCCAAAAGAAACGCTCGACCCGGTTGCAGAATCTGGTCAAGTGCCTGAGCGAGTTTGGCTCAATCAAGGGTGGTCAGATAAACTTCGGCAAGACTTTTGGTTTACAGGCCAAGGGTCACAAATCATTCCCTATACTTGGTTTACTTGGTTAGAGCAACCCAATAGTAAAAAGCTCTTTCGCGATAGCGAACATATGGAAATGCTGCGCTACCTGCCCAGTAAAACCGCCGCCAATAACCCTTCAGGCTTGCCCATCGGTTTTGCCGTGCATAACAATCAAACCACGGGACAAGCTTGGGTCGGGATGACCTGTGCAGCATGTCACACTAACCAAATTGACTATAATGGCACAAAAATCTTGGTAGAAGGTGCGCCCACCCTCGCCAACTTTGTACTCTTCTTTAGCCGCCTAAATGCCGCGTTAGAAGCGACCCTTAACGATAATCAAAAGTTTAGCCGTTTCGCGATGCGCGTATTAAAAGAAGGGGCATCGCAAGAATTGATTGATGATCTACGAGACGATCTCAAGCATGTGGCGCTTGCAACCGCCGAGCGACAAACCGTTAATGACTTGCCCGAAGACTATCCAGACGATTTTACTAGCTATGCTCGACTTGATGCATTTGGCAATATACAAAACGCCGGCACGGCATTTGCGCTTGACGACCTTAACAATAAAAATGCGCCCACCGCGCCCGTCTCCTATCCATTTTTATGGGGGACGCACCAGTCAAATGTTGTGCAGTGGAATGCTTCCGCCCCCAATATTCCTGTGGTCGGCCCATTAGTACGCAACATTGGTGAAGTTGTCGGTGTGTTTGGTTCGTTATCCATTGAAGAAGCACCGGTTTGGCAGCGCGTTTGGGGAAAACATGCTCGATATAGCTCAACGGTAGACATGCATGCGTTAGGGCAACTAGAAGCCTGGGTAAAAACACTTCTGCCACCAGCTTGGCCTGAGCAATACCTTCCGGGGATTGACACCAATAAGGCGGCACAAGGGAAAATGCTATTCCAAGCAAATTGTGCCAACTGCCACCAACTTATTGATAGCAAAAACTTACTCAAGGATTACGAAGCAGTAAAAGTACCGGTAAAAGAGATAGGTACCGATCCGACTATGTCTAATAACGCAAGCTGCCACATGGCAAAAACACTGTTCTTGGAAGGCACAAAAACCGACATTATCGCGGGAGACAAATTCCAAGCAGTGGATAGCGCTATCGATATCCCAGTAAATGGGGTTGTGGGTCTAGTGCTAAAAGATCCCATCAAAGCAATCGAAGCGGGCTTAATAGCAGAGCGCACCGGGCCAGATGGTAAGAAAACCACCGTGAAAAAATCCATTGAAGAGCGCCTCAAAGTCTATTTGGCAAATAGACAACAGTTAACCCCCAATACTAACGAAGATTGTGTGGATGGTTTTTACGATGCAGGTGTCTACAAAGCAAGGCCGTTAAATGGAATTTGGGCAACCGCGCCTTATTTACATAATGGCTCGGTGCCAAACCTATGGTCACTACTACAATCACCAGAGTCGCGCCCAGATACCTTCTGGGTTGGCAGTCGTGAATTCGATCCTATCAACGTTGGTTATATTACTCATCAAGGCATGAACGAGTTCAATGTGAACAAAGCCAGCGGTGAAGTGATGCCGGGCAATGATAACAGCGGTCACGTTTACGGCACAACCTTGAGTGACAATGAAAAATGGCAAATCGTTGAGTTTTTGAAAACACTATAAACGCCATGTAGCACTAAAAACAAAGGGCCGAATACAGGCCCTTTGACTTATAACCGAAAACGTTATTTAAAATGACTCGTGCAACACCACCAGCGCACTTAATTTGCTTGCGCCAAACGTCATCATTTTTTCAAAATCCGACCTTGCGATGGGCACTTGCTGGCAGTCGATAGGGTTTTGGTCGTCCTCGACATCAGGGTCATTAAGATATAAACACAACTCATCTAAGCCCGTAATAAGCACCCAATGCGGCGCTTTTTTACCGTTTAGCCGATAAGTGCTGATCAAAGCCAATACCGCACTGCCCTGTAACAACCATTGTTCAACCTGTTCAAGCTTTACATCGGCTTGGTGAATAGCAATATCACGATATTCACACTCTTGACGGAATTGTTCATGAACTAAGGTCATCACCTGCTTTTTCTGCGCGCTTCTCACGCCATCTAAAAATAGCGGGCCCGCCGTATTCACCATCACCTCTGCCGCAAAACCACGGCGCTCCGCAGCCAATGCCAATCCAAATGGGTGACAGCCGCCGTGACCTGCGGTCATAAAGATGGTGGTCGCTTCACGCCATATCTCAAGCTCTAAGGCCTGATCGCCCATACAGCCTGGATCTATGCTTGCCATTGCCATCATCAGTGACGCCGGTCCGCAGGTAAAGTCTGTCGTTTGCTGATACCAAGGAGCCTGATGCAATACCGCCTTTTGCGACAGCTTACGCACGCATTTTTGCATTCTTAGCGCATCGTCATGATCCGCGTAATAGTTTTGATACTCGCCAAATACACGATAACCCATGCGTTTATATAAGCCGATGGCCGCGTCATTGCGTTTAGCCACTTCTAAACGCATATATAACCAGCCCATTTCACCCGCTCTAACTTCAAGCTCAGACATCAATTGGCGTGCGATCCCTTTACCTTGATGATGAGGCGATACCGCCAATGAATAAAGCCTTGCTAGCCGCGTCCCTTGGTGCAACCAAAGCAATCCATAGCCCACAAGTTCCCCTGCTAACTTTGCAGTGAGCAGCAAGCTATGTTCAAAACTGATGTAATGCTTGAGTTGGCGGCGACTCAGTCTATCTGCACTAAAGCAGCTTTGCTCCAGTGCGTTAAGTGAATTCAAATCGTGCTGTGTCGCCTTTTCAAGCACCAACGCGGCTTGCAACATTACTTTTTACCCCTCGCTTCAAGACGTCTTGAAAATTCAGACATCACTTGCATGTACAGCTCGTCACCGAGATATTTGTCTTCAACCCCTTGATCAATATTGGGGTTGTCGTTTACTTCAAGCACGTAGGCTTTGCCGTTGTGCTCTTTAATATCAATACCATACAAACCATTACCCACAACTGCCGCCGCTTTTAACGCCGCACGTAACACCGCTTTTGGCACTTCAAACGTTGGTAGCGTGTCAAACCCACCCGAGAAATTACGTTTTGACTCATGGTTATAGATTTGCCAATGGTTACGTGCCATATGGTAACGGCATGCGTAGATCGCACGGCCATTTAATACCCCAATACGCCAGTCGTAGTCTGTGTATAAGTAAGCTTGCGCCAACACAATCGCAGAGACGCTCATCAGCTCTTGTAAACGCTCGCCAAGTTCTTCTTTGGTTTTTACTTTAAATACGCCTTTTGAGAACGAACTCTCAGGCATTTTAAGCACCATAGGTAGCGATAACTCAGCAATGAGTTTATCGATTATTTGTTCATTACACTGACTCACAAATCGCGTTTCTAAACTTGGCACCTTCTTGTAATTAAAGGCATCATGTAAAAACACCTTATTACAACAGCGTAGGATCGAGCTTGGGTCATCAATTACGACTAAATCTTTTTGCTCTGCTTCTTGCGCAAGGCGATAAGTATGGTGGTCAATCGCTGTGGTTTCACGAATAAATAGCCCATCGTATTGGCCTAAGTTGTATAACTCAGCCGCTTCTAATGGATGGACTTTAATGCCAAGCTTTTCACCCGCTTTTACAAAGCGGCTGATCGCCCCTTTATTACTTGGCGGCAACTTTTCATCGTGGTCCACCAGCATCGCGATATCCCAGCGATACTTTTTGTGGCTCTTACGCTTGTTCCACTGAGTGGCATGCACATGACCTAATACTTGAGTACAAAACTCAAGCTGCGCCACCTGTAGAGTCGAAAAGTCTCGACGCTGCACCTGCACACGCACGCCTTTATCTTGCTGCTGTAATGTCACTTTTAGTAAAGGCGCTGGAAATTGCTGAAATAAATACGCCGCCAACTTACTAAACTCAGGCTGTTGGGTTTCGCCCATATAAATGATCAGCTCAGCGTCATCGGTAATCGCGATCCCACGCTTATCAAACCAGGCTTGCGATAAAAACAACGCATTATCGCCATCACGTAAACCGTTAATAACTTTTAGACTCGGAAGTACTTGGTGATTACGCGCTTCAGCAAGTAAAGAGCAGTAATAACCTTGGCTTAAATAACGGTCACAGTCACATAAATTAATCACTCGAAGTTTTGATTCACCGAGCTTTGGGTACTCTTGCAAATACGTTTCAAACGTCACTACGTTATTTGCCAAAGGCAGTACATCTGCATTTTGATCAACAACGAATAGAGTAGATAGCATCTAAATAATCCTTAGGTGGCGATACGTTAGCACATCAGTACATGATGGTTTAGGCACCCCACGATTTAACATAGGGTTAGTGGGCAAATTCAAGACCCACATTAAAGTGGAGTAGTTGTAATCTTAAATATAGCACTTAGCAATTGAGTAATTTTGATTCTCAAGATAAATCTTTCTTGCTGTCGACGACCGGAACAAAATCATTAAATTTCAAAAGGTTAAAAACCATAAAAGCACGTACAATTAAATTTGATTGAAACGATTAAGATTTCTCGTGTTTACAAACAGATATCAAGGATGAAATAGCAAGTGGTAGACATGCGTGGAAGCACCACGAGCAATGAGTGCTTTGGTTGTAGTTGCTTATATTTGTGAGCGGATAAGCCTTAAGTCCATCTGCAAAGAAGTCGTGAGTAAACAGCGAGAGTGGACAGAGCTACACCCTATTGATGATTTCAAGACAGGTATTTTTAAGCCGCTTGAATCGTTAAGAATACGAGCAATAGGGTTACTTGAGTCGTGGTCAAGAGAAAGCAATGCAAATGTGTAATGCAGTGTAATTTCAATTGTTAAAAATAAATGATAAAAGTCTGTTACAAATTTGCCACACAATGAAAAAATGAAAGATCTCGAATACCTCACCGGTGAAATTTAAAGTTGAGTATTCAGTTGTTGCAATCGTTGTGTCCGTAATCAGTGTTGCAGTTAGAGTAACCGTTTCCGTATAAGTAGCTATAACAAGCGCCTTAAGAATGGGTTCTAAAGCTTGGCTGGCACTCATTCTTCGCTAACTTTAGCCAAAAAAGTTATGCAATTTTAAACATGTCAATAGAAATTATTGGATATTTATGAAATCAAGAGATTTAAAAACAATATATGACGTTATTGTAACTGAATACATGATGACACATATCGGTGAAGGCCGATTCTTACACACATTTAAGCCGAAAACGACGAATACTTTATATCAGTTCGAAGCTAATGGTGTCGCAGAGATGGAAGAAGGCGAAAGGTACAACATCGGATTCCGTGAGGATAAAATGGTCGTAAGATCGTCGACTTGTCGTGTATTTCAAAATCAGACAGTGTAAACCCAATGTTATCCTATATGTATGCAAAAGAGTTTTCTAGAGCTAAACATACAGTTAACAAGCAGAAAAACGACGAAAGGGTTACACATAAAGGCACAGATGGTTATTTATGGGGTAAGAAATATGCGTGGCGTGAGTTTGGTCTGGTAATTTCAAAAGATGCTTTTTATGCCTACTTGAAGCAAATCGATCATCCTAAAGTGCCTTGTATAACGGTAAATCCAGATATGAAATTTAGTAATGAACCTTCAACAGCATACAAAGAAGAGGGATTAGCTGAAGCCATGGAACTGTTAATTACGATCGCTGAGAAAAAAACCAAAGCTCTATACAAATCACCTCATTATAGTAAACGTTTCTCTATTCGAGGCGTCGAAGCTATTACGGACAAAAAATAGCATAACAACTGTTTGAGAGTGATTCGAAACGCATGGCTTTTTTGTTATGAGTTGCTCTGAGTGTTTAAGGTTGTATGCGGCGGCATCAGTATTGCGTTACTCCGCCCCTAACAGGCGTTAGGAGTACAAATTAGTTGTTGTAAGTAAAATAGTAATAAAGGAAAAAAAATGGCTTATAGATATGATAGTGACTTAGAATTTTTAGGAGCGATTAAATCTGAAGATCTTAGTGACTTAGTTTATTGTTTAACTCATGATAAGGATGGTGAGGAGCGTTTTACTGAAGAGCTTACTCAGCATGCAAACTATAAAAGACACTATCCAGATCATTCGATGTACTGGGAAGAAATAGCTGCTGAAATACAATGTTTTGGTGCCAACACTTTTGTGACTCTCCTACGTGGTGGTAAAGGCGTCGAGTATAAGGAAGTGTTGACTGATGTCTGCGACAAGATGAAAGTAAATTACAATGAAAACTCTAGTGTTGAAAAGATTGAGCAAAATTTGCTAATGAAAATTCTCGAGGACGCTATTGAAAAAATGTCTCCGGAAGAGCTCAAAGAATTGGCATTGAGTACTGGTGTAGAAAATACTTCAGGTATAACGAAAGAAGCAATGGTTGGTCTTTTTCAGGCGGTATTCCGTGCCGGAGGTTTTAAGTCATACCAGCTAACACTAATTATCGTAAATGCCGTAGCTAAAGCTCTAATTGGTCGCGGCTTGACGTTCGCAGGTAATGCTGCGCTTACTAGAACAATGGCGGTTTTGACTGGACCAATTGGTTGGGCTATCACAGGCTTGTGGACAGCAGTTGATGTTGCCGGGGCTGCATACCGTGTAACAATCCCTGCCGTAATTCAAGTATCCGTTTTGAGGCAAAAACATATATATGAAAAACAAGCTGAAGAAGTTGAGTTTTCGTAAGACGCATCGATAACAACCTGTTCGAAATCAATTCACAAAGAGAGAGCAGATGACACCCATCACATATTTTCACCGATACTGGGAAGGTACTTCAAAGTTGAAAATGTTATCTTTTTGATACACAAACTTTAGGTGGGTGTCAGCACAAACTTTAACGATTAGTCTTCAATAAAATTAGCCGTATATTGCGGCATTATGTGCTAGGAGGTCAAATGAGCAAATATGGAGATGTTGCTGTAGGAGCTACTCATATCGCTCAAACTGGAGTCTGTCCAGTTGAAGCTTGGAATACAGCCGCAGAAAAAGAGTTCAAGGACAGTACTGCTTCCATTAAAAAAGGATGTCCAAAAAACGCTTTTCTAGGTTTAGCTGAAAATGGCTTTGTCGTCGGTGTGCCCAAAGGAAGCTATACAAAATCAGTTTTAAATAAACAGTATGCTTTAAGGGCTGTTAGGCTGTTAAACGAAAAGCCAGATATGCAAAATGACATCAAAAAACTTTGGATTCAGTCATGTGGCTCTGAGTCTAAAGTTCATAATAGCCAAATGGATGTTGTTGTGTCGTTGTGGTCTCAAGGATTACTGGAGTAAGCACATGGAGTCGATCATGAAGTCTGGAGTCAATGATACCCATCACTACGTTTCAGTATTAAAACTTAAATGACATTTTTAGAACATTAGAACACCCCAATTTGAGGTGGGTGTAAGCGATTTAGGATTTAGTGGAATAAGTGACACCCCCTATTATTTGTATCTATACTGGCAAAGTGAGATTAAAAAGCACGCAAATTTAAGGTGGGTGTCAGTACAAGCTTTAGATGACATCCATCACATATTTTTGCCGATACAGGGAGGGCACTTCAAAGTTGAAGCTGTCATCTTTTGAATACACAAACTTTAGGTGGGTGTCAGCGATTTAAGCGATTTATTCAACAGAGACCAACCTTATAAGACATAGCAAAAAAATGAC
Coding sequences within it:
- a CDS encoding GNAT family N-acetyltransferase/peptidase C39 family protein; amino-acid sequence: MLQAALVLEKATQHDLNSLNALEQSCFSADRLSRRQLKHYISFEHSLLLTAKLAGELVGYGLLWLHQGTRLARLYSLAVSPHHQGKGIARQLMSELEVRAGEMGWLYMRLEVAKRNDAAIGLYKRMGYRVFGEYQNYYADHDDALRMQKCVRKLSQKAVLHQAPWYQQTTDFTCGPASLMMAMASIDPGCMGDQALELEIWREATTIFMTAGHGGCHPFGLALAAERRGFAAEVMVNTAGPLFLDGVRSAQKKQVMTLVHEQFRQECEYRDIAIHQADVKLEQVEQWLLQGSAVLALISTYRLNGKKAPHWVLITGLDELCLYLNDPDVEDDQNPIDCQQVPIARSDFEKMMTFGASKLSALVVLHESF
- a CDS encoding DUF6979 family protein, whose amino-acid sequence is MSKYGDVAVGATHIAQTGVCPVEAWNTAAEKEFKDSTASIKKGCPKNAFLGLAENGFVVGVPKGSYTKSVLNKQYALRAVRLLNEKPDMQNDIKKLWIQSCGSESKVHNSQMDVVVSLWSQGLLE
- a CDS encoding RimK family protein — encoded protein: MLSTLFVVDQNADVLPLANNVVTFETYLQEYPKLGESKLRVINLCDCDRYLSQGYYCSLLAEARNHQVLPSLKVINGLRDGDNALFLSQAWFDKRGIAITDDAELIIYMGETQQPEFSKLAAYLFQQFPAPLLKVTLQQQDKGVRVQVQRRDFSTLQVAQLEFCTQVLGHVHATQWNKRKSHKKYRWDIAMLVDHDEKLPPSNKGAISRFVKAGEKLGIKVHPLEAAELYNLGQYDGLFIRETTAIDHHTYRLAQEAEQKDLVVIDDPSSILRCCNKVFLHDAFNYKKVPSLETRFVSQCNEQIIDKLIAELSLPMVLKMPESSFSKGVFKVKTKEELGERLQELMSVSAIVLAQAYLYTDYDWRIGVLNGRAIYACRYHMARNHWQIYNHESKRNFSGGFDTLPTFEVPKAVLRAALKAAAVVGNGLYGIDIKEHNGKAYVLEVNDNPNIDQGVEDKYLGDELYMQVMSEFSRRLEARGKK
- a CDS encoding DUF3944 domain-containing protein encodes the protein MAYRYDSDLEFLGAIKSEDLSDLVYCLTHDKDGEERFTEELTQHANYKRHYPDHSMYWEEIAAEIQCFGANTFVTLLRGGKGVEYKEVLTDVCDKMKVNYNENSSVEKIEQNLLMKILEDAIEKMSPEELKELALSTGVENTSGITKEAMVGLFQAVFRAGGFKSYQLTLIIVNAVAKALIGRGLTFAGNAALTRTMAVLTGPIGWAITGLWTAVDVAGAAYRVTIPAVIQVSVLRQKHIYEKQAEEVEFS
- a CDS encoding di-heme-cytochrome C peroxidase, with the protein product MNNRLVIKYVSAAVACTLFLASCSSPSKKPSVPKETLDPVAESGQVPERVWLNQGWSDKLRQDFWFTGQGSQIIPYTWFTWLEQPNSKKLFRDSEHMEMLRYLPSKTAANNPSGLPIGFAVHNNQTTGQAWVGMTCAACHTNQIDYNGTKILVEGAPTLANFVLFFSRLNAALEATLNDNQKFSRFAMRVLKEGASQELIDDLRDDLKHVALATAERQTVNDLPEDYPDDFTSYARLDAFGNIQNAGTAFALDDLNNKNAPTAPVSYPFLWGTHQSNVVQWNASAPNIPVVGPLVRNIGEVVGVFGSLSIEEAPVWQRVWGKHARYSSTVDMHALGQLEAWVKTLLPPAWPEQYLPGIDTNKAAQGKMLFQANCANCHQLIDSKNLLKDYEAVKVPVKEIGTDPTMSNNASCHMAKTLFLEGTKTDIIAGDKFQAVDSAIDIPVNGVVGLVLKDPIKAIEAGLIAERTGPDGKKTTVKKSIEERLKVYLANRQQLTPNTNEDCVDGFYDAGVYKARPLNGIWATAPYLHNGSVPNLWSLLQSPESRPDTFWVGSREFDPINVGYITHQGMNEFNVNKASGEVMPGNDNSGHVYGTTLSDNEKWQIVEFLKTL